From Glycine max cultivar Williams 82 chromosome 11, Glycine_max_v4.0, whole genome shotgun sequence, the proteins below share one genomic window:
- the LOC100802572 gene encoding auxin-responsive protein SAUR68, translating to MARKWQKMAVGNRKRISYPPRNHNNNVHMHYSSTANKGHFVVYSVDHKRFEVPLKYLSTNVFRELLNWSEEEFGLPSNGPITLPCDSVFLDYVISLIRERVPEEVEKALITSMVACHHEASSSSSRGLRQSNEPMIIYGF from the coding sequence ATGGCAAGAAAGTGGCAGAAAATGGCAGTGGGAAATCGCAAGAGAATTTCATACCCACCAAGGaaccataataataatgttCATATGCATTATTCATCCACAGCCAATAAGGGACACTTCGTTGTTTACAGCGTCGATCATAAGCGATTCGAGGTTCCCCTTAAGTACCTTAGCACGAACGTGTTCAGAGAGCTACTGAATTGGTCCGAAGAGGAGTTTGGGTTACCTTCCAATGGACCTATTACGCTGCCTTGTGATAGCGTGTTCTTGGACTACGTAATCTCGTTAATTCGAGAACGCGTTCCTGAAGAAGTGGAGAAAGCTTTGATCACTTCAATGGTTGCATGCCACCACGaggcatcatcatcatcttcgcGTGGTCTTAGGCAGAGCAACGAGCCAATGATTATCTATGGCTTTTGA
- the LOC100803097 gene encoding auxin-responsive protein SAUR64: MAWKWQKEVTNYQMRRILWPKTQENNAAKAEKKGHFVVYSSDKRRFVLPLLYLNNNIFRELFKLAEEEFGLSSNVPLTLPCEATLIEYVITFIQRNITKDLEEAVLMFVATSRCQSYVDLHRERTNQHLLYSY, encoded by the coding sequence ATGGCTTGGAAGTGGCAAAAAGAGGTCACAAATTACCAAATGAGGAGAATCCTATGgccaaagactcaagaaaaTAATGCAGCAAAAGCAGAGAAGAAGGGTCACTTTGTTGTGTATAGCTCAGATAAGAGGCGCTTTGTGCTTCCTTTGCTGTATTTGAACAACAATATCTTCAGAGAGCTTTTCAAATTGGCAGAAGAAGAATTTGGTCTTTCTAGCAACGTGCCCCTAACGTTGCCTTGTGAAGCCACATTAATAGAGTACGTAATAACGTTTATCCAGAGAAACATAACTAAGGATCTGGAGGAAGCTGTGTTAATGTTCGTAGCTACTAGTCGATGCCAATCATATGTTGATCTTCATCGTGAACGAACCAATCAACATTTGCTTTACAGCTACTAA